TCTTCCTCGGTACCGTCACGCACTTCATTAATGGTCACATCGAAGTTCAGCGTCTTGCCCGACATCGGGTGGTTCAAGTCCACATCGACCGTGCTCATGCCCACCTTCTGCACCACCACCACGCGGTGGCCGCCTTCCTTCAGCGCCAGCACGGTAGTCATACCCGGCTTGAGCTTGGCAGCCTGCTGGAAGTACTTCTTCGGCACGCGCTGGGTCATGCCTTCCTGGCGCTCGCCGTAGCCTTCGGCCGCCGCCACTTCGACCTGCAGATTCTCGCCTGCTTCGTGGCCTTCCAGTGCCTTTTCCAGGCCCGGAATCAGCTGGCCATAGCCGAGCAGAATCCACAGCGGTTCGTTGCGGTCGAGGGAGCTCTCGACCTTTTCACCGTCCACCGTCAGCGTGTAGTGGAGCGAGATGACCTTGTCCTTGCCAGCCTTCATTGCATGTCTCGTGATGGATCAAACCCCCAATGCTACCAGCCTGCCCGGCTACTCGCCCGTGTCGGGCCGGGTCTGCCCGAAGCGTACGCCCCGCGCCTCCGGCCCTACCCAGGC
This genomic window from Dyella terrae contains:
- a CDS encoding FKBP-type peptidyl-prolyl cis-trans isomerase, which codes for MKAGKDKVISLHYTLTVDGEKVESSLDRNEPLWILLGYGQLIPGLEKALEGHEAGENLQVEVAAAEGYGERQEGMTQRVPKKYFQQAAKLKPGMTTVLALKEGGHRVVVVQKVGMSTVDVDLNHPMSGKTLNFDVTINEVRDGTEEEIAHGHAHPPGAEAH